The following are encoded in a window of Primulina eburnea isolate SZY01 chromosome 4, ASM2296580v1, whole genome shotgun sequence genomic DNA:
- the LOC140831084 gene encoding GTP-binding nuclear protein Ran-3-like, producing MALPNQQTVDYPSFKLVIVGDGGTGKTTFVKRHLTGEFEKKYEPTIGVEVHPLDFHTNCGKIRFYCWDTAGQEKFGGLRDGYYIHGQCAIIMFDVTARLTYKNVPTWHRDLCRVCENIPIVLCGNKVDVKNRQVKAKQVTFHRKKNLQYYEISAKSNYNFEKPFLYLARKLAGDVALHFVESPALAPPEVIIDMAVQQLHEAELAQAASQPLPDDDDESFD from the exons ATG GCTTTGCCGAACCAACAAACCGTTGATTACCCGAGCTTCAAACTCGTAATTGTCGGCGATGGTGGCACTG GGAAAACCACTTTCGTGAAGAGGCATTTGACTGGAGAATTTGAGAAGAAATATGAGC CTACCATTGGCGTGGAAGTTCATCCACTAGATTTCCATACTAACTGCGGGAAAATCAGATTTTACTGCTGGGACACGGCCGGACAAGAGAAATTTGGTGGCCTTAGGGATGGATACTA CATACATGGACAGTGTGCCATCATTATGTTTGATGTAACAGCTCGACTTACATACAAAAATGTCCCTACATGGCACCGTGATCTTTGTCG GGTTTGTGAGAATATTCCAATAGTGCTTTGCGGAAACAAGGTTGATGTTAAGAACAGGCAGGTCAAGGCAAAGCAGGTCACCTTCCACAGGAAAAAGAATCTGCAGTATTACGAAATATCAGCGAAGAGTAATTATAATTTTGAGAAGCCCTTCTTGTATCTCGCCAGAAAACTTGCAGG CGATGTTGCTTTGCATTTTGTTGAGTCGCCTGCTCTTGCTCCGCCAGAAGTGATCATTGATATGGCTGTACAGCAACT ACATGAAGCTGAGCTTGCTCAAGCTGCCAGTCAGCCGTtaccagatgatgatgatgagtcaTTTGACTAG